The DNA region AATCTCCTGCTCGGAGAGGGACTCGAAGGATCGTTTCGGCGATCTGAAAAAACGCGCCAGCATAAATCTCTCCAATAATTTAGAATAATTCTAAATCTAAGCAAGGAAGCGATGGCGGTCAAGTGGCCGGGGCGGACCGGCTGACAGATTGCCGCAATCCGCACGAGCGGCTTTGGTTCGCTGGGGTAAAGGCCTATATGGAGGCTGCCGCATCATGCGGCGCCGGGGTTTATGATGAACAATGATATTCAGGGCCGTCCTGCCCATGTCGCGGCGATCCGCGAAAAGGCGGCGGCCGAGATGCGGGCGATGGGGGTCGACGAGGCCTTTATCGGCAGCCTGGTCGAGACTTTCTACGGGCGCGTGCTGGAGCATCCCGATCTCGGCCCGGTATTCGATGCGCGGCTTTCCGGCCGCTGGCCGGAGCATCTGGAGAAGATGAAGAGCTTCTGGTCGGCCGTCGCTTTCCGCAGCGGCGCCTATGGCGGCAAGCCGGTGCAGGCGCATACCACCGTTCAGAACCTGACGTCCGATCTTTTTCCGAAGTGGCTGGCGCTGTTTGCCGCGACACTTGACGATATCGCCCCCTCGCCGGAAGCCAAGGCCTGGTTCATGGCGACCGCCGAGCGGATCGCCAAAAGCCTGGCGCTGTCGCTGTTCTACAATCCCGCTCTCGACGATCCCGCGAAAAAGGCGGGTTGATCACTGCCGTGCGGAAAAGGTCGCGCCGGCGCTTGCGGCCACGACCAGGGCAGTTCCGGCCATCTGCAGCAGCGTCATCGGCTGCGCCAGAATGACGAAACCCGCGAGTGCCGCAATGGCCGGCTCGAGGCTCATGAGAATGCCGAAGGAGGCTGTCGGCATGCGCCGCAGGGCGATCAGTTCCAGAGTGTAGGGCAGCAGCGGCACAAGGATGGCAAGGCCCGCCATTTCAACCAGGCCGTAAGCATCGAGCTTCGGCACGGCGCCGGCGAAGCCAAAGGGTGTGGCGACAAGAGCGGCGACCATCAGCGACATGGACAGTCCTTCCAGCCCCTTGAAGCTCGCGCCGATCTTTTTTGTCAGGACGATATAGATCGCCCACCCGGTTCCCGCGCCGAGCGCAAAAAGAATGCCCCCGGTATCGCCGACCCAGCCTTTACCGTCATGGGCGAGGGCCAGAACGCCAAGTGCTGCAATGAGCGGCCAGACGAGACGCCGGCTGAGGCCATAGCCGATGGTCGCAACGGACAGCGGACCGAGAAAATCGATCGCCACGGCCAGACCGAGCGGAATGCGCGCGATCGCCGCGAAGAAGCTCATGGTCATCAGCGCTGTCGTCGCGCCGAGAACCAGTGCGCTCGTCCATTGCGCCCTGTTGTAGCTGACGATGCGCGGCCGCACGACAAGGGCGAGAATGATGGCCGCAAAAGCCAGGCGCAGCCAGCTGGCGCCGGCCGGCCCATAGGTTGAGATGGCCGAGGATGAGAGTGCGGCGCCGAATTGGATCGACGACATGGACAGGAGGCACATCAGCCCACCGGTCGCTACCCCGCCAAATGCTGTTGACGCCTCTGCGGTCAGCGTGCCCGCGCCAGCATTTGCTCTTTCTTCCATGCTCGCCCCCGATTGTGCGCTCTTCTTACGAAGACGGCCTGCGAGCGACAAATTCAAACTTCTGATCCGGCCAGCAAAAGGCCTTATGCGATATCAAAGACGGCGGGCCAGGATGACGTCTTCGGCATCCTCCAAACTCATGTCGAACACTTTCCTGCCGATATCGAAGCTGAAGCCGTTACGGGCGAAGGCCGAAAGCTCTTTGGCCTTTCGCTTTTCGTCAAGCTGGACGCGGCGGAAGGGACCGAAGGCGCGTTTGCGGGCAAATATCGCCGCGGCGTAGAGATCGTCAGCCTCCGCAAGGGCGGCCTC from Rhizobium sp. NLR16a includes:
- a CDS encoding truncated hemoglobin: MNNDIQGRPAHVAAIREKAAAEMRAMGVDEAFIGSLVETFYGRVLEHPDLGPVFDARLSGRWPEHLEKMKSFWSAVAFRSGAYGGKPVQAHTTVQNLTSDLFPKWLALFAATLDDIAPSPEAKAWFMATAERIAKSLALSLFYNPALDDPAKKAG
- a CDS encoding EamA family transporter; the encoded protein is MEERANAGAGTLTAEASTAFGGVATGGLMCLLSMSSIQFGAALSSSAISTYGPAGASWLRLAFAAIILALVVRPRIVSYNRAQWTSALVLGATTALMTMSFFAAIARIPLGLAVAIDFLGPLSVATIGYGLSRRLVWPLIAALGVLALAHDGKGWVGDTGGILFALGAGTGWAIYIVLTKKIGASFKGLEGLSMSLMVAALVATPFGFAGAVPKLDAYGLVEMAGLAILVPLLPYTLELIALRRMPTASFGILMSLEPAIAALAGFVILAQPMTLLQMAGTALVVAASAGATFSARQ